The proteins below are encoded in one region of Equus caballus isolate H_3958 breed thoroughbred chromosome 18, TB-T2T, whole genome shotgun sequence:
- the SF3B1 gene encoding splicing factor 3B subunit 1 isoform X1, with product MRREQPQLFFFVAAATSGSSWERQFRLCVRVDKMAKIAKTHEDIEAQIREIQGKKAALDEAQGVGLDSTGYYDQEIYGGSDSRFAGYVTSIAATELEDDDDDYSSSTSLLGQKKPGYHAPVALLNDIPQSTEQYDPFAEHRPPKIADREDEYKKHRRTMIISPERLDPFADGGKTPDPKMNARTYMDVMREQHLTKEEREIRQQLAEKAKAGELKVVNGGAASQPPSKRKRRWDQTADQTPGATPKKLSSWDQAETPGHTPSLRWDETPGRAKGSETPGATPGSKIWDPTPSHTPAGAATPGRGDTPGHATPGHGGATSSARKNRWDETPKTERDTPGHGSGWAETPRTDRGGDSIGETPTPGASKRKSRWDETPASQMGGSTPVLTPGKTPIGTPAMNMATPTPGHIMSMTPEQLQAWRWEREIDERNRPLSDEELDAMFPEGYKVLPPPAGYVPIRTPARKLTATPTPLGGMTGFHMQTEDRTMKSVNDQPSGNLPFLKPDDIQYFDKLLVDVDESTLSPEEQKERKIMKLLLKIKNGTPPMRKAALRQITDKAREFGAGPLFNQILPLLMSPTLEDQERHLLVKVIDRILYKLDDLVRPYVHKILVVIEPLLIDEDYYARVEGREIISNLAKAAGLATMISTMRPDIDNMDEYVRNTTARAFAVVASALGIPSLLPFLKAVCKSKKSWQARHTGIKIVQQIAILMGCAILPHLRSLVEIIEHGLVDEQQKVRTISALAIAALAEAATPYGIESFDSVLKPLWKGIRQHRGKGLAAFLKAIGYLIPLMDAEYANYYTREVMLILIREFQSPDEEMKKIVLKVVKQCCGTDGVEANYIKTEILPPFFKHFWQHRMALDRRNYRQLVDTTVELANKVGAAEIISRIVDDLKDEAEQYRKMVMETIEKIMGNLGAADIDHKLEEQLIDGILYAFQEQTTEDSVMLNGFGTVVNALGKRVKPYLPQICGTVLWRLNNKSAKVRQQAADLISRTAVVMKTCQEEKLMGHLGVVLYEYLGEEYPEVLGSILGALKAIVNVIGMHKMTPPIKDLLPRLTPILKNRHEKVQENCIDLVGRIADRGAEYVSAREWMRICFELLELLKAHKKAIRRATVNTFGYIAKAIGPHDVLATLLNNLKVQERQNRVCTTVAIAIVAETCSPFTVLPALMNEYRVPELNVQNGVLKSLSFLFEYIGEMGKDYIYAVTPLLEDALMDRDLVHRQTASAVVQHMSLGVYGFGCEDSLNHLLNYVWPNVFETSPHVIQAVMGALEGLRVAIGPCRMLQYCLQGLFHPARKVRDVYWKIYNSIYIGSQDALIAHYPRIYNDDKNTYIRYELDYIL from the exons ATGCGCAGAGAGCAGCCCCAGCTGTTTTTCTTCGTGGCAGCGGCGACGAGCGGAAGTTCTTGGGAGCGCCAGTTCCGTCTGTGTGTTCGAGTGGACAAAATGGCGAAGATCGCCAAGACTCACGAAG ATATTGAAGCACAGATTCGAGAAATTCAAGGCAAGAAGGCAGCCCTTGATGAAGCTCAAGGAGTGGGCCTTGATTCTACAGGTTATTATGACCAGGAAATTTATGGTGGAAGTGACAGCAGATTTGCTGGATATGTGACATCAATTGCTGCTACTGAACTTGAAGAC GATGACGATGACTACTCATCATCTACAAGTTTGCTTGGTCAGAAGAAGCCGGGATATCATGCCCCTGTGGCATTGCTCAATGATATACCACAGTCAACAGAAcag TATGATCCATTTGCCGAGCACCGACCTCCAAAGATTGCAGACCGTGAAGATGAATACAAAAAGCACAGACGGACCATGATAATTTCCCCAGAGCGTCTTGATCCTTTTGCAGATG GAGGGAAGACCCCTGATCCTAAAATGAATGCTAGGACATACATGGATGTGATGCGAGAACAGCATTTGACTAAAGAAGAG AGAGAAATTAGGCAACAACTAGCAGAAAAAGCTAAAGCTGGGGAACTAAAAGTCGTCAATGGAGGAGCAGCGTCCCAGCCTCCCTCAAAACGAAAACGGCGTTGGGATCAAACAGCTGATCAGACTCCTGGTGCCACTCCCAAAAAACTATCAAGTTGGGATCAAGCAGAg ACCCCCGGACATACCCCTTCCTTAAGATGGGATGAGACACCAGGTCGTGCAAAGGGAAGTGAGACTCCTGGAGCAACCCCAGGCTCAAAAATATGGGATCCTACACCTAGTCACACACCAGCTGGAGCTGCTACTCCTGGACGAGGTGATACACCAGGCCACGCGACGCCAGGCCATGGAGGCGCAACTTCCAGTGCTCGTAAAAACAGATGGGATGAGACCCCCAAAACAGAAAGAG atactCCTGGACATGGAAGTGGATGGGCTGAGACTCCTCGAACAGATCGAGGTGGAGATTCAATTGGTGAAACACCAACTCCTGGAGCCAGTAAAAGAAAATCACGTTGGGATGAAACACCGGCTAGTCAGATGGGTGGAAGCACTCCTGTTCTGACCCCGGGAAAAACACCAATTGGCACACCAGCCATGAACATGGCTACCCCTACTCCAG GCCACATTATGAGTATGACTCCTGAACAGCTTCAGGCTTGGCGGTGGGAGAGAGAAATTGATGAGAGAAATCGCCCACTTTCTGATGAAGAATTAGATGCTATGTTCCCAGAAGGGTATAAG GTACTTCCCCCTCCAGCTGGTTATGTTCCTATTCGAACTCCAGCTCGAAAGCTGACAGCAACTCCAACACCTTTGGGTGGTATGACTGGTTTCCATATGCAAACTGAAGATAGAACTATGAAAAGTGTTAATGACCAGCCATCTGGAAATCTTCCATTTTTGAAGCCTGATGATATTCAGTACTTTGATAAACTTTTG GTTGATGTTGATGAATCAACACTTAGTCCAGaagagcaaaaagagagaaaaataatgaagttgcttttaaaaattaagaatggaacaCCTCCAATGAGAAAG gcTGCATTGCGTCAGATTACTGATAAAGCTCGTGAATTTGGAGCTGGTCCTTTGTTTAATCAGATTCTTCCTCTACTGATGTCTCCTACACTTGAGGATCAAGAGCGTCATTTACTTGTGAAAGTTATTGATAGAATATTATACAAACTTGATGACTTAGTTCGACCGTATGTGCACAAG ATCCTTGTCGTCATTGAACCGTTGTTGATTGATGAAGATTACTATGCTAGAGTGGAAGGCcgagagattatttctaatttggCAAAG GCTGCTGGTCTGGCTACTATGATCTCCACCATGAGACCTGATATAGATAACATGGACGAATATGTCCGTAACACAACAGCTAGAGCTTTTGCTGTTGTAGCCTCTGCCCTGGGCATTCCTTCATTATTGCCCTTCTTAAAAGCTGTGTGCAAAAGCAAGAAGTCCTGGCAAGCAAGACACACTGGTATTAAGATTGTACAGCAGATAGCTATTCTTATGGGCTGTGCCATCTTGCCACATCTCAGAAGTTTAGTTGAAATCATTGAACACG GTCTCGTGGATGAGCAGCAGAAGGTTCGGACCATTAGTGCTTTGGCCATTGCTGCCTTGGCTGAAGCAGCAACTCCTTATGGTATCGAATCTTTTGATTCTGTGTTAAAACCTCTGTGGAAGGGTATCCGCCAACACAGAGGAAAG ggtTTGGCTGCTTTCTTAAAGGCTATTGGGTATCTTATTCCTCTCATGGATGCAGAATATGCTAACTACTATACTAGAGAAGTGATGTTAATCCTTATTCGAGAATTCCAGTCTCctgatgaagaaatgaagaaaattgtgCTGAAG gtGGTAAAGCAGTGTTGTGGAACAGATGGTGTAGAAGCAAACTACATTAAAACAGAgatccttcctcctttttttaaacatttctggcAACATAGAATGGCTTTGGATAGAAGAAACTACCGACAG TTAGTTGATACTACTGTGGAGTTGGCAAACAAAGTAGGTGCAGCAGAAATTATATCCAGGATTGTGGATGATTTGAAAGATGAAGCTGAACAGTACAGAAAGATGGTGATGGAGACAATTGAGAAAATCATGGGCAACTTGGGAGCAGCAGATATTGATCATAAACTTGAAGAACAACTGATTGATGGTATTCTTTATGCTTTTCAAGAACAGACTACAGAG gactCAGTAATGTTGAACGGCTTTGGCACAGTGGTCAATGCTCTTGGCAAACGAGTCAAACCTTACTTGCCTCAGATCTGTGGTACAGTTTTGTGGCGATTAAATAACAAATCAGCCAAAGTTAGGCAGCAGGCAGCTGACTTGATCTCTCGAACTGCTGTTGTCATGAAGACTTGTCAAGAG GAAAAATTGATGGGGCACTTGGGTGTTGTTTTGTATGAGTATTTGGGTGAAGAGTACCCTGAAGTGTTGGGCAGCATTCTTGGAGCACTGAAGGCCATTGTAAACGTAATAG GTATGCATAAGATGACGCCCCCAATTAAGGATCTGCTGCCTAGACTCACTCCCATCTTAAAGAACAGGCATGAAAAAGTGCAAGAGAATTGTATTGATCTTGTTGGACGTATTGCTGACAG ggGAGCTGAATATGTCTCTGCAAGAGAATGGATGAGGATTTGCTTTGAGCTTTTAGAGCTCTTAAAGGCTCACAAAAAAGCTATTCGTAGAGCCACAGTCAACACTTTTGGTTATATTGCAAAGGCCATCGG cCCTCATGATGTATTGGCTACACTTCTAAACAACCTCAAAGTTCAGGAAAGGCAGAACAGAGTTTGTACCACTGTAGCAATAGCTATTGTCGCCGAAACATGTTCACCCTTCACAGTACTACCTGCCTTAATGAATGAATACAGAGTTCCTGAACTGAATGTCCAAAATGGAGTGTTgaaatctctttcctttttgtttgaatATATTGGTGAAATGGGAAAGGACTACATTTATGCTGTAACACCCTTGCTTGAAGATGCTTTAATGGATAG